The proteins below come from a single Leptotrichia sp. oral taxon 223 genomic window:
- a CDS encoding DUF935 family protein — MSIRENVVSALVKEIISLGSISSGEQNIDDKLLEQMLKDMDIAQALQLMTQTVTSKEWKIETDVPEYVEVAENIQRRLNNLNISKLLENILRAEIYKKSIFEIIYDKDNTGNTVIKDLILLPNKYIKYDKDSGWVVKTRDSEITIAGEPSRFLVCVNEERLDNLQGSTDLLPLVPVFTAKERLESKLNAIIDKYGDIITVFAYEPSAETDPPEVVKARQKDVEAQAKDLKAAKGKDVLAVPSAGEKSLDDFIKFIKLDDLKPEIYQELLNEKAKSVQRYLLGSTLVVGVDGNSGNRALGEVHKEQQNYKIESKVKKIRDWIQKLIEIDAQLYGYDSGNFYFKFVEEIDETETLELEDKRTKTISEKVNYIVKISESGYAFTKTKIAEILGVKEADLIEVEKESSNLEFSKPKKKLNINKINKKRELIEKNQARFDKFIDNNFKKWQKNVLKAIREKIEKANDISDLYDLEFDYDNTLEDMLLMSMLQGFDNAVMIDNEIVEFSNTRTATRNAALDNFLKKYPALYNDIENEMEYARQKYFWIKKVTDVNVTEKIFKQMSNTLENGGTFKEWKKDVDNILSQSGLTLNEGYLKTVFRTNMNHAYNAGIYMKMDKYKERYPYYQYCGTLDGREQEHTRELNGKIFKIGTLEADKYFPPNGFNCRCYTVSLTADEVNPDEVVGNGDINQDVGSFAGNIGNDEYIATLEKNYKQKVDTFADKYDIPDFVLTKPLKKDGNSSIIDTIKTVKEANNYAEKVLGVKADYTSIDVRCANEWNRGLAAMKNKYPEVAEQIKFVGSMQKRNELLKAELKNYAKNNKLAKGTKELLDYVLGKLNIKNNRTAESFHVTRLGNNPDENEIIKIVNKYAGISLNSNYYNNYDNVIAERKRQVTNGWKPVGCDTMKSIFDHEFGHQIDKLLGISKSKDVKEYFETNKTVISKNLSKYATVKVEEFIAEAWSEYKNNPKPREISRKVGKFIERSWKEWQKKNL, encoded by the coding sequence GTGAGTATCAGGGAAAATGTAGTAAGTGCATTAGTAAAAGAGATAATATCATTAGGTTCGATTTCGAGCGGAGAACAGAACATTGATGATAAATTATTGGAACAGATGTTAAAGGATATGGATATTGCTCAGGCATTACAGCTTATGACACAAACGGTTACATCTAAAGAGTGGAAAATTGAAACAGATGTACCAGAATATGTGGAAGTTGCCGAGAACATTCAACGACGTTTGAACAATCTTAATATATCAAAGTTACTGGAAAATATTTTGAGAGCTGAAATATATAAGAAATCAATATTTGAAATAATATATGATAAAGATAATACAGGAAATACAGTAATTAAAGATTTAATATTGTTGCCAAACAAATATATAAAGTATGATAAAGATAGCGGTTGGGTTGTTAAAACTCGTGATAGCGAAATTACGATTGCGGGTGAACCTAGCCGTTTTTTAGTTTGCGTTAATGAAGAGCGGTTAGATAATTTGCAAGGAAGCACGGATTTGTTGCCACTTGTTCCTGTATTTACAGCTAAGGAAAGGCTGGAATCGAAATTAAATGCAATTATTGATAAATACGGAGATATAATTACAGTATTTGCTTATGAGCCATCCGCCGAAACAGATCCACCAGAAGTTGTTAAGGCAAGACAGAAAGATGTGGAGGCGCAGGCTAAGGATTTAAAGGCTGCAAAAGGTAAGGATGTGCTGGCTGTTCCAAGTGCTGGGGAAAAATCATTGGACGATTTTATAAAATTCATAAAGCTGGATGATTTGAAGCCTGAAATTTACCAGGAACTGTTAAACGAAAAAGCAAAATCGGTGCAAAGATATTTACTTGGAAGTACGCTTGTTGTTGGAGTGGACGGAAATAGTGGAAACAGAGCATTGGGTGAAGTTCATAAGGAGCAACAGAACTATAAGATAGAATCTAAAGTTAAAAAGATTAGGGACTGGATTCAAAAATTAATAGAAATAGATGCACAGCTTTATGGATATGATTCAGGAAATTTCTATTTTAAGTTTGTGGAAGAAATAGATGAAACTGAAACGCTTGAGCTGGAAGACAAAAGGACAAAAACTATATCAGAAAAAGTAAATTATATAGTGAAAATATCTGAAAGCGGTTATGCCTTTACAAAAACCAAAATAGCTGAGATATTAGGTGTCAAGGAAGCTGATTTAATAGAAGTTGAAAAGGAAAGTAGCAATTTAGAATTTTCCAAACCTAAAAAAAAACTAAATATCAATAAAATAAATAAAAAGCGTGAACTGATAGAAAAGAATCAAGCACGATTTGATAAATTTATTGATAACAATTTCAAGAAATGGCAAAAAAATGTATTAAAAGCTATTCGTGAAAAGATAGAAAAGGCAAATGATATTTCTGATTTATATGATTTAGAGTTTGATTATGATAATACACTAGAAGATATGTTGTTAATGTCAATGCTGCAAGGATTTGATAACGCTGTTATGATTGATAATGAAATTGTGGAATTTTCAAATACTAGGACGGCTACAAGAAATGCAGCGCTTGATAATTTCCTGAAAAAATACCCTGCTTTGTATAATGATATCGAGAACGAAATGGAGTATGCACGACAAAAATACTTTTGGATAAAAAAAGTCACAGATGTAAATGTTACTGAAAAGATTTTTAAACAAATGTCAAATACTCTTGAAAATGGTGGAACGTTTAAAGAGTGGAAAAAAGACGTGGATAACATTTTATCTCAGAGTGGTTTAACATTAAATGAGGGATATTTGAAAACAGTATTCAGAACTAACATGAATCACGCTTACAATGCGGGAATATATATGAAAATGGATAAATACAAGGAACGTTATCCATATTATCAATATTGTGGAACGTTGGACGGCAGGGAACAGGAACATACAAGAGAATTGAATGGGAAAATATTTAAGATAGGAACACTTGAAGCTGATAAATATTTTCCGCCAAACGGATTTAATTGTAGATGTTACACAGTATCTTTGACAGCAGATGAGGTAAATCCTGATGAAGTTGTAGGTAACGGAGATATAAACCAAGATGTAGGAAGTTTTGCTGGTAATATTGGAAATGATGAGTACATAGCAACGCTTGAAAAGAATTATAAACAAAAAGTAGATACATTTGCCGATAAATATGATATTCCTGATTTTGTACTTACTAAACCATTGAAAAAAGACGGCAACAGTAGTATAATTGATACAATAAAAACAGTAAAAGAAGCAAATAATTATGCTGAAAAAGTATTAGGAGTTAAAGCTGATTATACAAGTATTGATGTACGTTGTGCTAATGAGTGGAATCGTGGGCTTGCAGCTATGAAAAATAAATATCCAGAAGTTGCAGAGCAAATTAAGTTCGTTGGAAGTATGCAAAAGAGAAATGAATTATTGAAAGCAGAATTAAAAAATTATGCTAAGAATAATAAATTGGCAAAAGGAACTAAAGAATTGCTTGATTATGTTTTAGGTAAATTGAATATAAAAAACAATCGAACAGCGGAATCTTTTCATGTTACTAGATTAGGAAACAATCCAGATGAGAACGAAATTATAAAAATAGTAAACAAGTATGCTGGAATATCATTGAACTCAAACTATTATAATAATTATGATAATGTTATTGCTGAAAGAAAAAGACAAGTAACTAACGGATGGAAACCTGTTGGCTGTGATACGATGAAATCTATTTTTGATCATGAGTTTGGACATCAAATTGATAAATTACTGGGCATTTCTAAATCCAAAGATGTAAAAGAATATTTTGAAACCAATAAAACAGTAATATCAAAAAATCTTTCCAAATATGCAACTGTAAAAGTTGAGGAGTTTATAGCTGAAGCATGGAGTGAATATAAAAATAATCCAAAACCACGAGAAATTTCAAGAAAAGTAGGTAAATTTATAGAAAGGTCGTGGAAAGAGTGGCAAAAGAAAAATTTATAA
- a CDS encoding phage tail tube protein: MDIFKANQVISGSHGTLMIDGQVFAEVSEVKIETKIERKEVWLPGGQKGEKIVGASGEGTIKRYKLNSNWFKKFTKLAKGNEVYFELYFQIDDPDVAGAEAIRITDCWNKDGFSLEAKRGEEMNEELKIGYLPINLKAVELI, from the coding sequence ATGGATATATTTAAGGCAAATCAGGTAATTTCTGGCTCGCACGGTACTCTTATGATTGATGGACAGGTATTTGCAGAAGTATCTGAGGTGAAAATAGAAACAAAAATAGAAAGAAAAGAAGTGTGGCTTCCTGGGGGACAAAAAGGAGAAAAAATTGTTGGTGCTAGTGGGGAAGGCACTATTAAAAGATACAAGTTGAACTCAAACTGGTTTAAAAAGTTTACGAAATTAGCTAAAGGAAATGAGGTATATTTTGAATTGTATTTCCAAATAGATGATCCTGATGTAGCAGGAGCAGAAGCTATAAGAATTACTGATTGCTGGAATAAGGATGGATTTTCTTTGGAAGCTAAGCGTGGAGAAGAAATGAATGAAGAGCTAAAAATTGGATATCTTCCAATAAATCTTAAAGCTGTTGAGTTAATTTAG
- a CDS encoding phage tail tape measure protein, translating into MADNVIAIQVNVDGIESAISHFNSLSESFGKLAQGAQQGTSGNETLQNSLESVANAVKEATGGNDELENSLSEVANAANEAGDDVEKLADSNTKASESADKLSESSKKAADGAEDLGMSSDKTAEAFEKLNTLGRDVGETLSKSLGNKIPDTISKIGSKFSGLISPLKKVGEAGKKAFSFLGNSIGGKISDSGSKLKNLFNIVSSASVTGGGLGAISSAISGLVGLATGPIGATILAIGALTAATAGFGVKALKASGEFQKGMNMVYTMLPNASQQTKDKLGKDVLDLSEKYGKAAENISESMYQALSAGVSTNDIRGFLDVAQQATIASGLNDTAIAVDGISSVVNAFGKENISAKKASDLMFTAVRKGKTTFGEMAGSIAQVSPIASSLGVQFSDLTAVVATMTAKGTPTSETMTQMKAAFSEFSKGSSKASQEFKKATGKSFKDFIAQGGNLQTAMQALDQHAQKSGKNINEFFGSVEAGSFALSVTGKNAGAFAENMKEMQNSDGATEQAFKQMNQGIGPSMERMKASMARGMIEAGQAITPMASQVIQGIEGAFPAIGSAFASMGQSFLPLISGWASSISGFFQTIQSNGSQFSATFQGIGNVLTAVFSFIGASISIIGAIFNAVFGIIINLLGSFMSAAGLAGSQGQNFASTISGAFSTIASVVGGALQFIMPLLTGLAQIIGGVLGFAVRAITESFLFFGKIISKVGGFFKKLFGKDDAKQATEAINEVKKGMEELNNEAAKPTEKQVDINAQINTQMAQMGANGQLAGMSMQQVPQVATPAQPQTIKLDPTAKVPIDPASLSNTQMKIDPSAFSNVQQAVQQVSSDIKGNPQDVTRNSLLGELKAEMSALKAEMAATKSAIVGKLGEVVGAIHAIKINVNVPAAPSGDAIANKIAASLQKG; encoded by the coding sequence ATGGCGGATAATGTTATAGCAATACAGGTAAATGTAGACGGAATAGAAAGTGCTATATCTCATTTTAATTCGTTATCTGAAAGTTTTGGAAAACTAGCACAGGGAGCACAACAAGGTACAAGTGGTAACGAAACTTTGCAAAATAGCTTGGAAAGTGTAGCGAATGCTGTTAAAGAAGCAACCGGCGGAAATGATGAGCTAGAAAATAGCTTAAGTGAAGTTGCGAACGCTGCAAATGAAGCTGGAGACGATGTAGAAAAATTAGCCGACAGTAACACCAAGGCTTCTGAAAGCGCTGATAAATTATCTGAAAGTTCTAAAAAGGCGGCAGATGGTGCTGAGGATTTAGGTATGAGTAGTGATAAAACAGCAGAAGCCTTTGAGAAATTGAACACGCTTGGAAGAGATGTGGGAGAAACACTATCAAAATCTTTAGGTAATAAAATACCAGATACTATAAGTAAAATCGGGAGTAAATTTAGCGGATTGATTAGTCCGTTGAAAAAAGTAGGAGAGGCTGGTAAAAAGGCTTTTTCGTTTTTGGGAAATAGTATAGGCGGAAAAATTAGTGATTCGGGTTCTAAATTGAAAAATCTTTTTAATATCGTATCTTCGGCTAGTGTTACTGGTGGCGGACTTGGTGCTATCAGTAGTGCGATTAGCGGACTCGTAGGGCTTGCAACTGGTCCTATTGGGGCAACTATTCTTGCTATTGGTGCACTTACTGCGGCTACAGCAGGATTTGGTGTAAAAGCATTAAAGGCTTCAGGGGAATTCCAAAAAGGAATGAATATGGTTTATACAATGTTGCCTAACGCTTCGCAACAAACCAAAGACAAATTAGGTAAAGATGTGCTAGATTTATCTGAAAAGTATGGGAAAGCAGCTGAAAATATATCAGAGTCAATGTACCAGGCTCTTTCTGCTGGGGTTTCCACTAATGATATAAGAGGATTTTTGGATGTTGCACAACAAGCAACAATAGCGTCTGGATTGAATGATACAGCAATTGCAGTAGATGGAATAAGCTCAGTTGTAAATGCTTTTGGAAAAGAAAATATAAGTGCGAAGAAAGCTAGTGATTTAATGTTTACAGCTGTACGAAAAGGTAAAACTACTTTTGGTGAAATGGCTGGAAGTATTGCCCAAGTATCACCAATTGCGAGCAGCTTAGGTGTTCAATTTAGTGATTTGACAGCAGTAGTGGCAACTATGACAGCAAAAGGGACGCCAACAAGCGAAACAATGACACAGATGAAAGCGGCGTTCAGTGAATTTTCTAAAGGCTCATCTAAGGCTTCGCAGGAATTTAAAAAAGCAACAGGAAAATCATTTAAAGATTTTATAGCACAAGGTGGAAATTTACAGACTGCAATGCAAGCGTTAGATCAGCATGCACAAAAAAGTGGTAAAAATATTAACGAATTTTTTGGAAGCGTAGAAGCTGGGTCTTTTGCATTATCTGTTACTGGGAAAAACGCAGGAGCTTTTGCAGAAAATATGAAAGAAATGCAAAATTCCGATGGTGCTACTGAACAAGCATTTAAACAAATGAATCAAGGCATAGGTCCGTCGATGGAAAGAATGAAGGCTTCAATGGCTAGAGGTATGATAGAAGCAGGACAAGCGATAACTCCAATGGCTTCTCAAGTGATTCAAGGGATTGAAGGAGCTTTTCCAGCAATAGGTTCAGCTTTTGCAAGCATGGGGCAATCTTTTTTGCCTCTTATAAGTGGCTGGGCTAGTAGTATCAGCGGATTTTTTCAAACTATACAGTCAAACGGAAGTCAGTTTAGTGCAACGTTTCAAGGAATTGGCAACGTATTGACAGCTGTATTTTCTTTTATTGGTGCTTCAATATCAATTATAGGAGCGATATTTAATGCTGTTTTTGGGATTATCATTAACTTGTTGGGTAGTTTTATGAGCGCTGCTGGACTTGCTGGTTCACAGGGGCAAAATTTTGCAAGTACAATTTCAGGAGCTTTTAGCACAATAGCAAGTGTTGTAGGTGGTGCGTTGCAATTTATAATGCCACTTTTAACAGGTTTAGCACAAATAATTGGAGGTGTACTTGGATTTGCAGTGAGAGCAATCACAGAATCATTCTTATTCTTTGGAAAAATTATTTCAAAAGTTGGTGGATTCTTTAAAAAATTATTTGGAAAAGATGACGCAAAACAGGCTACTGAAGCAATAAATGAAGTTAAAAAAGGAATGGAAGAATTAAACAATGAAGCTGCGAAACCAACTGAAAAACAAGTTGACATAAATGCTCAAATTAACACCCAAATGGCTCAAATGGGAGCGAACGGACAACTTGCAGGTATGAGTATGCAACAAGTACCGCAAGTGGCAACACCTGCACAGCCCCAAACTATAAAATTAGATCCAACGGCAAAAGTTCCTATTGATCCAGCTAGTCTGTCAAATACCCAAATGAAAATTGATCCATCGGCATTTAGCAATGTTCAACAAGCAGTTCAACAAGTTAGCAGTGACATTAAAGGTAATCCACAAGATGTTACTAGAAACAGTTTGCTTGGTGAATTGAAAGCAGAAATGAGTGCGCTGAAAGCAGAAATGGCGGCAACTAAAAGTGCTATTGTTGGAAAATTAGGAGAAGTTGTGGGAGCAATCCATGCTATAAAAATTAATGTGAATGTGCCTGCTGCTCCAAGTGGAGATGCAATAGCGAATAAAATTGCAGCAAGTTTGCAGAAAGGATAG
- a CDS encoding DUF2634 domain-containing protein — protein MLPNSAITALDTYSSNKNIEYDNSDIYFDLKWDFKKGDFVYEKGTPVLLTTKKEIVKQWIIKCLIVTKNAWRVYYKDVFPFGIGINKYRGINPLYQDYAQSEIKREILTALKEHEYIKSINNYYSDFKEDRLTFEFNVILKDEEGTLNISETFEFDKLL, from the coding sequence ATGTTACCTAATTCAGCAATTACAGCACTTGATACATATTCTAGCAATAAAAATATTGAGTATGATAATTCTGACATTTATTTTGATTTGAAATGGGATTTTAAAAAAGGTGATTTTGTTTATGAAAAAGGTACCCCTGTTCTTTTAACAACAAAGAAAGAAATTGTAAAGCAGTGGATTATAAAGTGCTTAATTGTTACTAAAAATGCTTGGAGAGTTTACTATAAGGATGTTTTTCCTTTTGGTATTGGAATAAATAAGTATCGTGGAATAAATCCGCTTTATCAGGATTATGCACAAAGTGAAATAAAACGTGAAATACTAACTGCACTTAAAGAACATGAGTATATAAAATCTATTAATAATTATTATTCAGATTTTAAAGAGGATAGACTGACATTTGAGTTTAATGTAATTCTAAAAGATGAAGAAGGAACTCTAAATATCAGTGAAACTTTTGAATTTGACAAACTTTTATAG
- a CDS encoding phage tail sheath C-terminal domain-containing protein — protein sequence MNGSPKFVLEIEERAGTAIARSEQGVVGVVLFDSTKDTEKHVYASRGDVLQTDWDNDNYNLLKDLAFVGSPYKVIVRRVKEDARDSVKITDILSDLENDVDSIVIPKATESETDDLISYAKSRHNTELGKLALDFNQAHFFTFVASDKVPDHHAIINNGITGAVVNGHEYSDKEFALAIASLEAGCPISRSITNMKMGFLDKCDIPAEPGKITKKGKIAVSVQRDDSGISYYVINRGVTSFITPDTKKQRRFSKVKVVRSLFIITEDLKKSWNDYKGARLNGYLNKMAFLNAVNAYTQSLMNQGILDPDYSNTFDIDIEQHKLYLMTEKGISRDEVDKMSEARLRRINTVDVVYARCDELMPLDCMEDFYGKAIIQS from the coding sequence ATGAATGGAAGTCCAAAATTTGTTTTGGAAATTGAAGAAAGAGCAGGAACAGCAATAGCAAGAAGTGAACAGGGCGTTGTTGGTGTAGTACTGTTCGATAGCACGAAAGACACAGAAAAACACGTCTATGCCAGCAGAGGAGACGTATTGCAGACAGACTGGGATAATGACAATTACAATCTTTTGAAAGATTTGGCATTTGTAGGAAGTCCATATAAGGTTATAGTTCGTAGAGTGAAAGAAGACGCTAGAGATAGCGTAAAAATAACTGACATATTAAGTGATTTAGAAAATGATGTTGACAGCATTGTTATACCAAAAGCTACCGAAAGTGAGACAGATGATTTAATTAGCTATGCAAAAAGTCGGCATAATACAGAACTTGGTAAATTGGCTTTAGACTTTAATCAGGCACATTTTTTTACGTTTGTAGCAAGCGATAAAGTGCCAGATCATCACGCTATTATAAATAATGGAATAACAGGAGCAGTTGTAAATGGACATGAATACAGTGATAAGGAATTTGCGTTGGCTATAGCAAGTCTAGAGGCAGGATGTCCTATTTCAAGAAGTATTACAAATATGAAAATGGGATTCTTGGATAAATGTGATATTCCAGCAGAACCAGGTAAAATTACAAAAAAAGGTAAAATTGCGGTTAGCGTTCAACGTGACGACAGCGGTATTAGCTACTATGTAATTAATCGTGGAGTTACTTCATTTATAACACCTGACACAAAAAAACAGCGTAGATTTAGTAAAGTTAAAGTTGTAAGAAGTTTATTTATAATTACTGAAGACTTGAAAAAATCTTGGAATGATTATAAAGGTGCGAGATTAAATGGTTATTTAAATAAAATGGCTTTTTTGAATGCGGTTAATGCTTATACTCAAAGCCTTATGAACCAGGGAATACTTGATCCAGATTATTCAAATACTTTTGATATTGATATAGAGCAGCACAAACTTTATTTAATGACAGAAAAAGGTATATCAAGAGACGAAGTGGATAAAATGAGTGAGGCAAGATTGCGTAGAATTAATACGGTTGATGTTGTTTATGCAAGATGTGATGAATTAATGCCGCTTGATTGTATGGAAGACTTTTATGGAAAAGCGATAATTCAAAGTTAG
- a CDS encoding phage virion morphogenesis protein has product MRISITTNLDSVSTSFKEKLRSINKEEMLDEVAFYMENEMRKRFDTETDYEGNAWEKLKLRKGKILSDTGALKGSLGIAKIEGNSVSVFSNLVYAKIHDEGGVIKAKNVKALHWKIGKDEYFAKSVTIPKRQFSGVSDKNREDLVKILNDYFVNKKLFL; this is encoded by the coding sequence ATGAGAATTAGTATAACAACCAATCTTGATAGTGTAAGTACAAGTTTTAAGGAAAAATTGAGGAGCATTAATAAAGAAGAAATGCTTGATGAAGTGGCATTCTATATGGAAAACGAAATGCGGAAAAGATTTGATACTGAAACTGATTACGAAGGGAACGCTTGGGAAAAATTAAAGTTGAGAAAAGGAAAAATCCTAAGTGATACAGGAGCACTTAAAGGTTCTTTGGGAATAGCTAAAATAGAGGGAAATAGTGTTTCTGTATTTAGTAATTTGGTTTATGCAAAGATTCACGATGAAGGTGGAGTTATCAAAGCTAAAAATGTCAAGGCTCTACATTGGAAAATAGGAAAAGATGAATATTTTGCCAAGTCTGTCACTATTCCTAAGCGTCAGTTTAGTGGTGTAAGTGATAAAAATAGAGAGGATTTAGTAAAAATTCTTAATGATTATTTCGTTAATAAGAAATTATTTTTGTAA
- a CDS encoding DUF2577 family protein translates to MKDKVLQPDEAKYSEPSKAFDNLAKILRENFDNPDWNGPFLGKIVKAPPNLEVQIDERIILKTDRIVVAWEKVAGYTREFEVKGDIEIDVTDSENQDSGGNIHNKIKAKGTYKASGTNKWTDELKVGDEVILNEFKNQKKFYLVDKAYYYKAGE, encoded by the coding sequence ATGAAAGACAAAGTATTACAACCTGATGAGGCAAAATATTCTGAGCCTAGCAAGGCATTTGATAATTTAGCTAAAATTTTAAGGGAGAACTTTGATAATCCTGACTGGAATGGTCCTTTCTTAGGAAAAATTGTAAAAGCACCTCCAAACTTGGAAGTTCAAATTGATGAAAGAATAATATTAAAAACAGATAGAATTGTTGTAGCTTGGGAGAAAGTGGCTGGATATACTAGAGAATTTGAAGTTAAGGGAGATATTGAAATAGATGTAACTGATAGTGAAAATCAAGATTCTGGCGGAAATATTCATAACAAAATAAAGGCGAAAGGGACATATAAAGCCAGCGGAACGAATAAATGGACTGACGAATTAAAGGTTGGCGATGAAGTCATATTAAACGAATTTAAGAATCAGAAAAAGTTTTATTTGGTAGACAAGGCTTATTATTATAAGGCAGGTGAGTAG
- a CDS encoding major capsid protein, producing the protein MLSDIQLKLMALFAVVEPKVQTHYLTRFENTNPEYLSDNETILLKDLNDYLVEASIIERGSEIPFIKVNNMNSLAITPDIVAASYELKPIMNGGTATFINGQMIDPQKYQEDRLLLKLKNAILKTKEKMAANAFLQGKYIQANSGTEINFEFNTPTKKDAKKIDNWVTFFFDIIDDYEKVNGVMPDRIELGRTLFDKLIKNNEFIEIAKAYSNSIGLSADEKQVYLDLLGQRISKLRTAQDFNGNNIPTDNMIYLSNDNALVPVFAALEAVDTSGKPFVFVGKEILDETPANKETARAKMFCKSAFAPVVALKDLIVRYEIQNTDSISIVPNSK; encoded by the coding sequence ATGTTAAGTGATATTCAATTAAAATTAATGGCATTATTTGCTGTAGTAGAACCGAAAGTACAAACACATTATTTGACAAGGTTTGAAAATACGAATCCAGAGTATTTAAGTGATAATGAAACAATATTATTGAAAGATTTGAATGACTATTTAGTAGAAGCAAGTATTATTGAGCGAGGGAGCGAAATACCGTTTATAAAAGTAAATAATATGAACAGTTTGGCAATAACACCAGATATTGTTGCAGCTTCTTATGAATTAAAACCAATAATGAATGGAGGAACTGCCACATTTATTAATGGACAAATGATAGATCCTCAAAAATATCAGGAAGACAGATTATTGCTGAAATTGAAAAATGCGATACTGAAAACAAAAGAAAAAATGGCTGCAAATGCTTTCTTACAAGGTAAATACATACAAGCTAATTCAGGTACGGAAATCAACTTTGAATTTAACACGCCAACTAAAAAGGATGCTAAAAAGATTGATAACTGGGTTACGTTTTTCTTTGACATAATTGACGATTACGAGAAAGTGAACGGAGTAATGCCTGACAGAATAGAATTAGGGAGAACATTATTTGATAAATTAATTAAGAACAATGAATTTATTGAAATAGCCAAGGCTTATTCTAATTCAATTGGGCTATCTGCTGATGAAAAACAAGTGTATTTGGACTTGCTGGGGCAAAGAATATCTAAGTTAAGAACAGCACAGGACTTTAATGGTAACAACATACCGACAGATAATATGATTTACCTTTCAAATGACAATGCTTTGGTTCCTGTATTTGCAGCACTTGAGGCAGTGGATACATCTGGAAAACCATTTGTGTTTGTTGGAAAAGAAATATTAGATGAAACGCCTGCTAACAAAGAAACAGCAAGAGCAAAAATGTTTTGTAAATCAGCATTTGCTCCAGTAGTTGCACTTAAAGATTTAATTGTTAGATATGAGATTCAAAATACTGATAGTATATCGATTGTGCCTAATTCAAAATAG